One Phaseolus vulgaris cultivar G19833 chromosome 2, P. vulgaris v2.0, whole genome shotgun sequence DNA window includes the following coding sequences:
- the LOC137810631 gene encoding U-box domain-containing protein 19-like, with protein sequence MIQTQKSNTNLSMIRNTSGSGRRILTFPAVHPCESIGPSILLPSLITLCNAISSFQHRFSCFPCNKRNARNAIRLTLLLQPFLHEIRDCHSGLPDPATLSLSELHLTFQKLLFLLEDLSREGAKLYMLMESDRVATQFRVISRSVATALDVFPFGSVEISKETKEHVFLLNEQARKAIFEFEEEDKRVVMSVVSGLTRFENQVAPDEGDLKWVIEYIGVKGWRECNKEVKFLEGEIGFKGFNEKRNKVILLSSLVGFMSYCRCLVMEVVDFEESDKKIDGRESNVQSEMNLSLSCLNPDDFRCPITLELMSDPVTIETGHTYDRSSILKWFRSGNLTCPNTAKKLITTEMVPNLVLRKLIQRYCFANDISIPFVDLGRRNREITRRVEPGSVAAEGAMRMLASFLKGRIENGSGEEMNRGAFEIRLLSKTSIFNRSCLVEAGLVPLLLKLLSSRDSLTQENAAAALLNLSKCAKSRSVMVEKWGLELIVGVLKKGVKIEARQHVAAVLFYLSAEYGNLLGKEPEAIPSLIRLVKDGPYRSKKNGLVAMFGLLKHPENHRRVVEGGAVPLLVGILKGSENEDLITDSLAVLATLAEKREGMFAILHEEALHVAVEILSCSTSRVGREHCVALLLSLSLKGGEDVVAYLVKSPSLMESLYSQLSAGTSRASKKASALIRVLHDFYERRSSGFKISVIPQEPFIHVR encoded by the coding sequence ATGATCCAAACACAAAAGTCCAACACAAACCTTTCCATGATCCGAAACACAAGCGGGTCGGGTCGCCGGATACTAACATTCCCGGCGGTTCATCCATGCGAAAGCATCGGTCCCTCTATCCTTCTCCCTTCACTCATCACTCTCTGCAACGCCATTTCCTCTTTCCAACACAGGTTCTCGTGTTTCCCTTGCAACAAGCGAAACGCGAGAAACGCGATTCGTTTGACCCTGCTTCTCCAACCTTTCCTTCATGAAATCCGAGACTGCCATTCGGGTCTTCCTGATCCCGCAACCCTGAGCCTCTCCGAACTCCATTTAACCTTCCAGAagcttcttttccttcttgaaGATCTCTCCCGTGAAGGTGCCAAGCTTTACATGTTGATGGAATCGGATCGGGTTGCCACTCAATTTCGGGTCATATCCAGATCCGTGGCCACTGCATTAGACGTTTTCCCTTTCGGTTCTGTGGAGATCTCAAAGGAAACCAAAGAGCACGTTTTTCTGCTGAATGAACAAGCAAGGAAGGCCATATTTGAATTTGAGGAAGAAGATAAACGGGTTGTGATGAGTGTCGTGTCGGGTTTGACCCGGTTTGAGAATCAGGTTGCTCCGGATGAGGGTGATCTGAAGTGGGTCATTGAGTATATTGGGGTTAAAGGGTGGAGGGAGTGTAACAAGGAGGTGAAGTTTTTGGAGGGAGAAATTGGGTTTAAGGGCTTCAATGAGAAGAGGAATAAGGTGATACTTTTGAGTAGTTTGGTGGGGTTCATGAGTTATTGTAGATGCCTTGTGATGGAGGTTGTTGACTTTGAAGAGAGTGACAAAAAAATTGATGGAAGAGAAAGTAATGTTCAAAGTGAGATGAATCTGAGTTTGAGTTGTCTTAACCCCGATGATTTTCGATGTCCAATCACTTTGGAATTGATGAGTGATCCAGTGACAATAGAGACAGGTCATACGTATGATCGTTCTTCAATTCTGAAGTGGTTCAGAAGTGGGAATTTGACGTGTCCCAACACGGCTAAAAAGCTTATCACCACTGAAATGGTTCCAAACTTGGTGCTTCGGAAGTTGATTCAGCGGTATTGCTTTGCGAATGACATAAGCATTCCCTTTGTTGACTTGGGTCGTAGGAATCGTGAGATTACTAGGAGAGTGGAGCCTGGGAGTGTAGCAGCAGAGGGAGCAATGAGAATGTTGGCTAGTTTTCTGAAAGGAAGGATTGAGAATGGAAGTGGGGAAGAGATGAATAGAGGTGCATTTGAGATAAGGCTTCTTTCAAAGACAAGCATTTTTAATAGGTCTTGTTTGGTGGAAGCTGGTTTGGTGCCTCTTTTGTTGAAGTTGTTGTCATCGAGGGATTCGTTGACTCAAGAGAATGCTGCCGCAGCCCTTCTAAACCTCTCAAAATGTGCAAAGAGTAGAAGTGTGATGGTTGAGAAATGGGGTTTGGAATTAATTGTTGGGGTTTTAAAGAAGGGAGTGAAGATTGAAGCTCGCCAGCATGTTGCTGCTgtgttgttttaccttagtgcTGAGTATGGGAACTTGTTAGGGAAAGAGCCAGAAGCAATTCCATCATTGATAAGGCTTGTCAAAGATGGCCCTTATCGGAGCAAGAAAAATGGGTTGGTTGCAATGTTTGGCCTTCTTAAGCACCCTGAAAATCATAGGAGGGTGGTCGAAGGTGGAGCAGTTCCTTTGCTAGTTGGCATCTTGAAAGGATCTGAAAATGAAGACCTTATCACAGATTCACTGGCAGTTCTAGCAACTCTGGCAGAGAAGAGAGAGGGAATGTTTGCAATTCTTCACGAAGAGGCTTTGCATGTAGCTGTTGAAATTTTGAGTTGTTCCACTTCGAGGGTGGGAAGGGAGCACTGTGTGGCCCTATTGCTTTCTTTGTCTCTAAAGGGTGGAGAGGATGTGGTTGCTTATTTAGTGAAGAGTCCTTCTCTTATGGAATCATTGTATTCCCAACTAAGCGCAGGCACATCTAGAGCAAGCAAGAAAGCCAGTGCTCTCATTAGGGTCCTCCATGATTTTTATGAAAGGAGGTCCTCTGGATTTAAGATTTCAGTTATTCCACAAGAACCGTTCATTCATGTTAGGTAA